A genomic region of Sulfobacillus acidophilus DSM 10332 contains the following coding sequences:
- a CDS encoding hypothetical protein (KEGG: bcm:Bcenmc03_6355 outer membrane autotransporter~SPTR: Outer membrane autotransporter barrel domain protein), whose translation MAIKIPKLLTAVGAVTAMLVASSDAVAKSFSLDPYPVYRVMGHPTVYIERNGVMQAILTKAEFFDLGFRWSDVRVVSQLPDPVGSSAQLFRQSGQSAVYWYNGGQLHWIPSPAVFQAMRFQWDDVYTVSQLPWPVGSPVAQPTNPPAALEFLSGYPYLPAEAGQSKSFALYALTSSGQVMTEDNGSATVTLTNNSAGVSLGTTATSEPVTFHNGVAWVTVTAGSGAVGTSATLSASAPGVAQPASLTVTLLSANPAQQTGYRVFWPSGTPLGGGHPLSLSTYSTSLQIDSVNAWGQPVPATVGDTADTDLVNGSNNGQVFNTAVYIPVGQTSEPLTYQQEFQSPDDAPGGVGPAVILAKAGMPQSAAVVSMTNVTTGQTLSVSDPVAHNNGEVFYSQSVNGVQTGATYQVAVNLYAPDRHRIQGNPFAVFVPAEWDIVTPDNLQWFEDGLSGFPGNANPPTVTGAVWKQNQLTFTYTAGGASPTGDTLWLTVETYPGFLASDNGPTSPFFQTNMVPVTTELNTNSY comes from the coding sequence GTGGCCATAAAAATACCCAAGTTATTAACCGCGGTCGGTGCCGTTACTGCCATGCTCGTGGCGTCGTCCGACGCTGTTGCCAAAAGTTTTTCGTTAGATCCATATCCGGTGTACCGGGTTATGGGACACCCCACCGTATATATCGAACGCAACGGGGTGATGCAAGCGATTTTAACCAAAGCCGAATTCTTCGACTTGGGTTTCCGATGGTCAGACGTTCGGGTTGTGTCCCAATTACCGGATCCGGTAGGATCATCGGCCCAATTGTTCCGGCAATCGGGACAATCGGCGGTTTATTGGTATAACGGCGGGCAATTGCACTGGATTCCTTCCCCAGCCGTATTTCAAGCTATGCGGTTTCAATGGGACGATGTTTATACGGTCTCCCAATTGCCGTGGCCGGTCGGATCGCCTGTGGCCCAACCGACCAATCCTCCGGCTGCGCTAGAGTTTTTGTCGGGATATCCTTATTTACCGGCCGAGGCGGGTCAATCGAAATCATTTGCCTTATATGCGCTGACCTCATCCGGGCAAGTGATGACAGAAGATAACGGATCGGCAACCGTCACCCTCACGAATAATTCCGCCGGGGTATCACTGGGGACCACAGCAACGTCCGAACCCGTTACATTCCATAACGGAGTGGCGTGGGTCACGGTGACCGCCGGATCGGGGGCGGTCGGAACGAGTGCCACCCTCTCGGCGTCGGCTCCCGGCGTCGCCCAACCGGCCTCGTTGACGGTGACCCTGCTATCGGCCAATCCGGCTCAGCAAACCGGCTACCGGGTGTTTTGGCCGTCGGGGACTCCGCTGGGTGGGGGCCATCCGCTGTCATTAAGTACCTACAGCACGTCGCTTCAGATTGATTCGGTCAACGCCTGGGGCCAGCCGGTTCCGGCGACCGTGGGGGATACCGCGGACACCGATTTGGTGAACGGATCGAATAACGGCCAAGTGTTTAACACTGCCGTATACATCCCGGTAGGTCAGACCTCGGAACCGTTGACCTACCAACAAGAGTTTCAATCTCCCGATGATGCACCGGGCGGCGTGGGGCCGGCCGTGATTTTGGCGAAAGCCGGGATGCCGCAATCAGCGGCGGTGGTCTCCATGACCAACGTCACAACCGGCCAGACGCTATCGGTAAGCGACCCGGTTGCACACAATAACGGTGAGGTTTTCTACTCTCAATCGGTTAATGGGGTACAAACAGGCGCCACATATCAGGTCGCCGTAAACCTGTATGCCCCGGACCGGCACCGCATCCAAGGGAATCCCTTTGCCGTGTTTGTGCCGGCGGAGTGGGACATCGTTACCCCCGACAATCTTCAGTGGTTTGAAGACGGGTTGTCGGGATTTCCCGGTAACGCCAATCCGCCGACCGTCACGGGGGCCGTCTGGAAACAAAATCAGCTGACGTTTACGTATACCGCCGGCGGCGCCAGCCCCACCGGGGACACCCTTTGGCTGACGGTCGAAACCTATCCTGGGTTTCTGGCGAGTGACAACGGGCCCACTAGTCCCTTCTTTCAAACAAATATGGTCCCGGTCACAACGGAGCTCAACACGAATTCTTATTAA
- a CDS encoding transposase IS111A/IS1328/IS1533 (PFAM: Transposase IS116/IS110/IS902 family; Transposase~InterPro IPR002525:IPR003346~KEGG: pth:PTH_2396 transposase and inactivated derivatives~PFAM: Transposase, IS111A/IS1328/IS1533; Transposase, IS116/IS110/IS902~SPTR: Transposase and inactivated derivatives) — MEIVVGWDWADGHHDVVVQDQPGHTLWAGQVAHTREALDLLEGRLLDWAHHVRTDVHVVIETSQGLVVDWLITTGFWVYPVNPKVSDARRKPSGAKTDRLDAAILARLGWTDRDQLRPLRPADEAWVELRQLTRIDEALTRQATRLTNQLLAALKSYYPQVLAAFADMSRPVALAFLANWPDPQDARRLTVNEVMSWLRQHRYPRAAQEAPRIWSALQQRAWEASPGKRRAQVWAVRALVAQLQAVQTEQRALREHLAELFLASPDADLWMSVPGVAVTLATRLQAGFGPDRDRFERAEAVQALAGTSPVLYQSGKFQRVHMRRACDKHFRAAVHQLAFTSLSRCTWAREYYDQYRARGHEHHAALRALANVWLRILFRMWKSRQRYDEARFLADRARHAA; from the coding sequence ATGGAAATCGTTGTCGGTTGGGACTGGGCGGACGGGCATCACGATGTGGTCGTGCAAGACCAGCCCGGCCATACGCTGTGGGCCGGGCAAGTTGCCCATACCCGCGAGGCGTTGGACCTGTTGGAAGGTCGGCTGCTCGACTGGGCGCACCACGTGCGCACGGATGTGCATGTCGTGATTGAGACCTCCCAAGGCTTGGTGGTGGATTGGTTGATCACGACGGGCTTTTGGGTATATCCGGTGAATCCCAAAGTGTCGGATGCGCGCCGCAAGCCCTCGGGCGCAAAAACCGACCGCCTGGATGCGGCGATTTTGGCGCGGTTGGGCTGGACGGACCGCGACCAGCTGCGGCCCTTGCGGCCCGCAGACGAAGCCTGGGTCGAATTGCGCCAGTTGACCCGCATCGACGAAGCGCTGACCCGGCAGGCCACCCGGTTGACGAATCAACTCCTCGCCGCCCTGAAGAGCTATTATCCGCAGGTCTTGGCGGCCTTTGCCGATATGAGCCGTCCGGTGGCCTTGGCCTTTTTGGCCAACTGGCCGGATCCGCAAGACGCGCGCCGCCTGACGGTGAATGAGGTCATGAGCTGGCTGCGGCAGCACCGCTATCCCCGGGCGGCGCAGGAGGCGCCCCGGATCTGGAGCGCCCTGCAGCAGCGCGCCTGGGAAGCGTCGCCCGGCAAGCGCCGAGCCCAGGTCTGGGCGGTGCGGGCGCTGGTGGCCCAACTGCAAGCCGTGCAAACGGAGCAGCGGGCGTTGCGCGAGCACCTCGCCGAGCTTTTTTTGGCGAGCCCGGATGCTGACCTCTGGATGAGTGTACCGGGAGTCGCTGTGACCTTGGCCACTCGTCTCCAGGCCGGGTTTGGTCCCGATCGGGACCGGTTTGAACGGGCAGAGGCCGTTCAAGCCTTGGCCGGCACGAGCCCCGTACTCTACCAAAGCGGGAAATTCCAACGGGTGCATATGCGCCGGGCCTGTGACAAGCATTTTCGCGCCGCCGTGCATCAACTCGCCTTCACCTCCCTATCGCGGTGTACCTGGGCCCGCGAGTACTATGACCAGTACCGAGCCCGGGGCCATGAGCATCACGCCGCCTTGCGGGCGCTGGCGAACGTCTGGCTGCGGATTCTCTTCCGCATGTGGAAGAGCCGCCAGCGCTACGACGAAGCCCGGTTCTTGGCCGACCGCGCGCGGCACGCGGCCTAA
- a CDS encoding carbohydrate ABC transporter membrane protein 1, CUT1 family (PFAM: Binding-protein-dependent transport system inner membrane component~COGs: COG1175 ABC-type sugar transport systems permease components~InterPro IPR000515~KEGG: nca:Noca_0870 binding-protein-dependent transport systems inner membrane component~PFAM: Binding-protein-dependent transport systems inner membrane component~SPTR: Binding-protein-dependent transport systems inner membrane component) encodes MSRPLASNLPPVDRPAWKVRRRASLGKGLKPYLMVAPAVVIIAGLVLYPLFLSLVTSLRVDNVLFPGVHRFIGLTNYQNVLSDPSFQLAVRNTAIYFLAGSFGVLTGSLIIAMWLHNLSLKWRGFFLTVVILPWAVPGVVTGLLWSFIYNPTTGLLNAILLDLHVINHDIVWLNHPGLNLLLIVIALLWQILPLTSVILLAGLESIPPSIYEAARVDGCHPWHAFTHITLPLIRPALAIAMVQTAVLTIGVFDQVYVLTGYDPSTKSVIIQTYLYAFQNLNLGQGISAAMLVTLGITVVGFIYLRFLYREVSY; translated from the coding sequence GTGTCTCGTCCATTGGCATCCAATTTGCCGCCGGTTGACCGTCCTGCATGGAAAGTGCGGCGGCGTGCGTCATTAGGTAAGGGCCTTAAACCCTACCTAATGGTGGCGCCGGCCGTGGTCATCATTGCCGGATTGGTGTTATACCCGTTATTTTTGAGTCTGGTCACCAGTCTTCGCGTGGACAACGTGTTGTTCCCCGGCGTGCACCGCTTTATCGGATTAACCAATTATCAAAACGTTCTTTCGGACCCGTCGTTTCAGTTGGCCGTCAGAAATACCGCCATTTACTTTCTGGCCGGTTCGTTCGGGGTGCTGACGGGTTCCTTGATTATCGCCATGTGGTTACACAACCTCTCTTTGAAATGGCGTGGATTTTTTCTCACTGTTGTCATTCTCCCCTGGGCAGTGCCGGGAGTGGTGACCGGCCTTCTCTGGTCGTTTATTTACAACCCGACCACAGGACTTCTCAATGCGATATTGCTCGATTTGCACGTCATTAACCATGATATCGTTTGGTTAAACCATCCAGGGTTAAATCTTCTGCTGATCGTCATCGCGTTATTATGGCAGATTCTGCCGTTGACGTCGGTCATTCTTTTGGCCGGTTTGGAAAGTATTCCCCCGTCAATCTATGAAGCTGCCCGAGTCGACGGATGTCATCCTTGGCACGCGTTCACCCATATCACTCTCCCGCTCATCCGACCGGCGTTGGCTATCGCCATGGTCCAAACAGCGGTATTGACCATCGGAGTATTTGACCAGGTATACGTGCTGACCGGGTACGATCCGAGTACCAAGTCAGTCATAATTCAAACCTATTTATATGCCTTTCAAAACCTGAACCTGGGTCAGGGAATCAGTGCCGCCATGCTGGTAACGTTGGGAATAACGGTCGTAGGATTTATCTATCTCCGGTTTCTTTATCGGGAGGTCAGTTATTAA
- a CDS encoding sugar isomerase (SIS) (PFAM: SIS domain~COGs: COG2222 phosphosugar isomerase~InterPro IPR001347~KEGG: ttr:Tter_0139 glutamine--fructose-6-phosphate transaminase (isomerizing)~PFAM: Sugar isomerase (SIS)~SPTR: Glutamine--fructose-6-phosphate transaminase (Isomerizing)), producing the protein MPQGAKVLELIGNQPRTWASYEHSEPLLGKAPYLFTGSGSSYYLAQVAAAICQRLGIAAHAVPAGDIMMEPRVVLAGYATVVTISRSGQTTEAVTAARTAKQSGLTVVAATCREDGEVTTFADQILLADHADDQTVVMIRSFTSMLYQLQRALESALGLSPSLTRTVVDHAASVIARSDALKQDYLMSPPRRTYILGSGVRYGIAQEGALKMQEMAGTSALAFHTLEFRHGPWGPLSAQDMVVLLGQESLASYEASLYRDLTRRTDRIAIIASQRWYEEAQVNPTNISVVLPDNRDLWCGPLAIIPLQMAAWAWTISLGLDPDHPQNLNAVVVLDRD; encoded by the coding sequence ATGCCCCAGGGCGCAAAAGTACTTGAATTAATCGGGAATCAACCCCGAACGTGGGCCTCTTATGAACATTCGGAACCGCTTTTAGGTAAGGCGCCCTATCTCTTCACCGGCAGCGGCTCCTCGTACTATTTGGCCCAAGTCGCCGCCGCTATTTGCCAGCGGCTCGGCATCGCCGCTCACGCGGTGCCGGCCGGCGATATTATGATGGAACCCCGAGTCGTTCTCGCCGGTTATGCGACCGTCGTCACTATATCCCGATCGGGTCAGACGACCGAAGCCGTGACAGCGGCCCGGACAGCCAAGCAATCCGGCCTGACCGTGGTGGCCGCGACATGCCGCGAAGACGGGGAAGTGACAACCTTTGCGGATCAGATTCTTTTGGCCGACCATGCCGATGATCAAACGGTTGTCATGATCCGGTCATTTACCAGCATGCTTTATCAATTGCAACGAGCTTTAGAAAGCGCCTTGGGCTTGTCTCCCTCCCTTACGCGCACGGTAGTGGATCACGCGGCGTCGGTCATCGCCCGCTCCGATGCCTTAAAGCAGGACTATCTGATGTCGCCGCCCCGACGAACCTATATACTGGGCAGTGGGGTACGCTATGGAATAGCTCAAGAAGGAGCGTTAAAAATGCAGGAAATGGCCGGGACCTCGGCATTGGCCTTTCACACGCTGGAATTTCGCCACGGGCCATGGGGACCGTTAAGCGCGCAGGACATGGTCGTATTGTTGGGCCAGGAAAGTTTGGCGTCCTACGAGGCAAGTTTGTACCGCGACTTAACCCGACGGACCGACCGGATCGCTATTATCGCGTCCCAACGATGGTATGAAGAAGCTCAGGTCAATCCCACGAACATCTCGGTGGTGCTGCCCGACAACCGGGACTTATGGTGCGGACCGTTGGCGATCATTCCGTTACAGATGGCGGCCTGGGCGTGGACTATCAGCCTGGGACTGGATCCCGATCATCCCCAAAATCTCAATGCGGTGGTTGTATTAGACCGTGACTAA
- a CDS encoding carbohydrate ABC transporter membrane protein 2, CUT1 family (PFAM: Binding-protein-dependent transport system inner membrane component~COGs: COG0395 ABC-type sugar transport system permease component~InterPro IPR000515~KEGG: rlt:Rleg2_4760 binding-protein-dependent transport systems inner membrane component~PFAM: Binding-protein-dependent transport systems inner membrane component~SPTR: Putative permease component of ABC transporter): protein MMRRIALTVGGILISLWSLGPIYWALVLSLMNPVQLLSAQPSFVPYPATLRYFAQLLSSANGDNTSFLHVALSSIIETSVTTLITIVVATMAGYAFARYRFRGSQVLFLTIIATMALPVYAVIIPLFQLMTQLNLVGTYIGVILVEVSATLPLAIWLMRSFIASLPPSLEEAALIDGATHFTMIREIVLPLIGPGLSSTTIVVFLTTWSQFLIPLTFAPTANVEPLTVLITQFVSKYAINYGLQAAAGLLALLPPILVVLRFNRSLLRGLLTGAVTS, encoded by the coding sequence ATGATGCGACGTATCGCGTTGACGGTCGGCGGAATCCTCATCAGCTTGTGGAGTTTGGGGCCGATTTATTGGGCCTTGGTCTTGAGTCTCATGAACCCGGTTCAACTGCTGTCCGCCCAACCGTCCTTTGTGCCCTATCCGGCCACCTTGCGTTATTTTGCGCAACTCCTTTCATCCGCTAACGGCGACAACACCTCGTTCTTACATGTAGCGTTGAGCTCGATTATCGAAACGTCGGTAACCACCCTTATCACCATCGTGGTAGCCACGATGGCCGGATATGCGTTTGCCCGGTACCGATTTCGCGGATCGCAGGTCTTGTTCCTTACCATTATCGCAACGATGGCGCTGCCGGTATATGCCGTCATTATCCCCTTGTTTCAGCTCATGACGCAATTAAATCTGGTCGGAACATATATCGGGGTGATTCTGGTGGAAGTTTCGGCGACCTTGCCATTGGCTATTTGGCTGATGCGCAGCTTTATCGCCTCGTTGCCGCCCTCGCTGGAAGAAGCTGCCTTGATCGATGGGGCCACCCACTTCACCATGATTCGGGAGATTGTTCTACCCCTGATCGGTCCAGGCCTGTCGTCTACCACCATAGTGGTGTTTTTAACCACTTGGAGCCAATTTCTCATCCCTTTGACGTTTGCTCCAACTGCCAACGTTGAGCCGTTAACTGTGCTCATCACGCAATTCGTCAGTAAATACGCCATTAATTACGGACTTCAGGCGGCCGCTGGGCTTCTCGCATTGCTCCCGCCAATCCTGGTGGTACTACGATTTAATAGAAGTCTCTTACGCGGCTTACTGACGGGAGCGGTTACCTCTTAA
- a CDS encoding carbohydrate ABC transporter substrate-binding protein, CUT1 family (PFAM: Bacterial extracellular solute-binding protein~COGs: COG1653 ABC-type sugar transport system periplasmic component~InterPro IPR006059~KEGG: rlg:Rleg_5365 extracellular solute-binding protein family 1~PFAM: Bacterial extracellular solute-binding, family 1~SPTR: Extracellular solute-binding protein family 1) codes for MKAKTFIASVSAAVLMNGLSACGSTTGTSPAAGYVPGSINRQFAGTTITVLLPPWGAMPASQLAKFTKETGIHVNLEIMPWDDIHDKVVTAEAAHVSPADVTEVDWSWVGQFGDTGWYTPLNHLISPTALKNSLVANIFTVHHQLIAMPYNFDFRETTLNWKDFQEAGITTVPTTWAQLLADAKLIKAKGIVQYPIGMPLSITEGTSTDTWYTLIKSAGGQIFGPNWTPLFTAPNSIGAQALEYIKTLYQDGLVPPGEVQLTDVQTATLFAQNKVAALLGATPIDLSEFLSPQTSTVYKDDIRIIRVPGLPGHPSGVYGLPEGLGIPKLSTHQGAAAEFINWWMQTPQLMVSYHNPNMGNPPPEKYALDQLIRTGQLAQGQEIETLLKQVTPLFPQGTPPWYPQFSTDVATMVQSVVENRIQPLPALQQLANEVHAIVHQGG; via the coding sequence ATGAAAGCCAAAACGTTTATTGCTTCCGTATCTGCGGCGGTGTTAATGAACGGTCTTTCGGCGTGCGGATCAACCACCGGAACCAGTCCTGCCGCCGGATATGTCCCGGGAAGTATCAACCGGCAGTTCGCCGGTACGACGATTACCGTGCTGTTGCCCCCCTGGGGAGCCATGCCCGCATCACAGCTCGCCAAATTTACCAAGGAAACCGGGATCCATGTCAATCTGGAAATCATGCCGTGGGACGATATCCATGACAAGGTGGTGACCGCCGAAGCGGCCCACGTCTCACCGGCAGACGTGACCGAGGTAGACTGGTCATGGGTTGGCCAATTCGGCGACACCGGGTGGTATACCCCCTTAAATCATCTCATTTCGCCCACCGCCCTCAAAAATTCCCTCGTCGCCAACATTTTCACGGTCCACCATCAATTAATTGCCATGCCGTACAACTTTGATTTTCGGGAAACCACGCTGAATTGGAAGGACTTTCAAGAAGCCGGGATTACCACCGTACCCACCACCTGGGCCCAACTGCTGGCGGACGCCAAACTAATCAAAGCCAAAGGCATTGTCCAATATCCCATCGGCATGCCCCTGTCGATTACCGAAGGCACCTCGACCGATACCTGGTATACGTTGATCAAGTCTGCGGGCGGCCAAATCTTTGGGCCGAATTGGACCCCCTTGTTTACGGCACCTAACTCCATCGGAGCGCAAGCGTTGGAATACATTAAAACGCTCTACCAAGACGGACTGGTTCCACCTGGCGAGGTGCAACTCACCGACGTCCAGACTGCCACACTGTTCGCCCAAAACAAGGTAGCGGCGCTGCTTGGCGCCACTCCCATCGACTTGTCGGAATTTCTTTCCCCTCAAACGTCGACCGTGTATAAAGACGACATTCGGATTATCCGGGTGCCCGGATTGCCGGGTCATCCGAGCGGCGTGTACGGATTGCCGGAGGGTCTGGGCATTCCGAAGCTGTCGACCCATCAAGGGGCGGCCGCGGAATTTATCAACTGGTGGATGCAAACGCCCCAATTGATGGTGTCGTATCACAATCCCAACATGGGCAATCCGCCCCCGGAAAAATATGCGCTCGACCAACTCATTCGAACTGGGCAACTGGCCCAAGGTCAAGAAATCGAAACGTTGTTGAAACAAGTCACCCCGTTGTTCCCGCAGGGGACTCCACCCTGGTATCCCCAATTTTCCACCGATGTTGCCACGATGGTGCAATCCGTAGTCGAAAACCGGATCCAACCGCTGCCTGCCCTTCAACAATTGGCCAACGAAGTCCATGCCATCGTTCATCAAGGGGGATAA
- a CDS encoding DNA polymerase beta domain protein region (PFAM: Nucleotidyltransferase domain~InterPro IPR002934~KEGG: slp:Slip_1978 DNA polymerase beta domain protein region~PFAM: Nucleotidyltransferase~SPTR: DNA polymerase beta domain protein region) → MEVHELMSERQEYQEYLWQMARHIAQQLHAWGVSKVILFGSLARGQARKHSDIDLAVVWYTDLPPLERAAALYRRLGPLSVPVDIIVLTPEEADPARLIQFGQSIFKEGIAL, encoded by the coding sequence ATGGAGGTTCATGAGTTGATGTCCGAGCGTCAAGAATACCAGGAATACCTGTGGCAAATGGCTCGCCACATTGCCCAACAGCTACATGCGTGGGGCGTGTCAAAGGTCATTTTGTTTGGATCACTGGCCCGCGGTCAAGCCCGAAAACATAGTGATATCGATCTCGCGGTGGTTTGGTATACAGACCTGCCGCCCCTCGAACGAGCGGCAGCACTTTATCGCCGCTTAGGACCGCTCTCGGTTCCGGTTGACATCATCGTGCTCACTCCCGAGGAAGCCGACCCTGCCCGTCTCATCCAATTCGGCCAAAGCATCTTTAAAGAAGGGATCGCGTTATGA
- a CDS encoding transcriptional regulator, DeoR family (PFAM: Bacterial regulatory proteins, deoR family; DeoR-like helix-turn-helix domain~COGs: COG1349 Transcriptional regulators of sugar metabolism~InterPro IPR001034:IPR014036~KEGG: kra:Krad_2162 DeoR family transcriptional regulator~PFAM: HTH transcriptional regulator, DeoR; HTH transcriptional regulator, DeoR N-terminal~SMART: HTH transcriptional regulator, DeoR N-terminal~SPTR: DeoR-family transcriptional regulator;~manually curated), giving the protein MTKNLNPSPQDPIASRQQMILELLKTRGPLTLTELASYFECSTATIRRDILALERLGDIRRFHGAVALSGVTGPETSFRENALRFASEKTAIGRILAEWIPEDAIVGLNGGTTTTSVAKQLLAARRRVTVVTNAVNIAHLLSDGGIDVVVIGGAVSPPNYETIGPIAIQSLVTLHLDIVVLGANGVDPRFGVTTTTEQEAAVGRAFAERSDRVIIAADHSKLNRNSLFQMLEWNQVDDLATDSQSVSVVAGWAPQAEPLMTYEDAVLYHLRSELPGRLE; this is encoded by the coding sequence GTGACTAAGAATCTGAACCCTTCACCCCAAGATCCCATAGCGTCCCGACAGCAGATGATTTTGGAGCTGTTAAAAACCCGGGGGCCGTTGACCCTGACCGAACTGGCTTCCTATTTCGAGTGTTCCACCGCCACCATCCGCCGGGACATTTTGGCACTGGAACGCCTGGGAGACATCCGGCGCTTTCACGGGGCGGTAGCCTTATCGGGCGTAACCGGTCCGGAAACATCGTTCCGGGAGAACGCCTTACGGTTTGCCTCCGAAAAAACCGCCATCGGCCGCATTCTCGCCGAATGGATCCCGGAAGACGCCATTGTCGGCCTTAACGGCGGTACCACGACCACCAGTGTCGCCAAACAGTTGTTGGCTGCGCGTCGCCGGGTCACCGTGGTGACCAACGCGGTGAATATCGCCCATCTGTTAAGCGACGGCGGCATCGACGTGGTGGTAATCGGAGGGGCCGTGAGTCCGCCGAACTACGAGACGATTGGGCCCATTGCCATCCAATCGTTGGTCACGTTGCATCTGGATATTGTGGTCCTGGGCGCCAACGGCGTCGATCCTCGATTTGGGGTCACCACCACGACGGAGCAGGAAGCTGCCGTCGGTCGGGCTTTTGCCGAACGGTCCGATCGGGTAATCATTGCGGCCGACCACTCTAAACTAAACCGGAATTCGCTGTTCCAAATGCTCGAATGGAACCAGGTTGACGATCTGGCCACCGATAGTCAAAGCGTTTCGGTTGTCGCGGGCTGGGCTCCGCAGGCGGAACCACTTATGACATACGAGGATGCGGTTCTTTATCATTTACGTTCGGAACTGCCCGGCCGGCTTGAGTAG